Proteins from a single region of Starkeya sp. ORNL1:
- a CDS encoding tetratricopeptide repeat protein codes for MRISEALALAVALAISLAPVTASAFDGNTDSPPAPGRVPGAVAPPGAGSRPLEEAVRLGTKALRSGETEKGIDSLRYAADQGHPGAQWKLGRMYADGEGVQRDDIKAFEYFTQIANMHADDNPSAPQARFVADAFVALGGYYLSGIPNSQVRRDLGRARDMFAYAASYFGDPDAQYQLARLYIDGSGVKRDPRFAARWLGLAAQKGQYKAQALLGGLLFKGDEGIPRQAARGLMWLTLARDAAATGDDKWIVKLYDDAFASATSDERAMALLYLEQHLKVDR; via the coding sequence ATGCGGATATCTGAGGCTCTCGCACTTGCGGTCGCGCTGGCGATCAGCCTGGCGCCGGTGACGGCGTCGGCTTTCGACGGCAACACCGATTCCCCGCCGGCGCCCGGCCGGGTCCCCGGCGCGGTGGCGCCGCCGGGCGCCGGTTCGCGCCCGCTGGAGGAGGCGGTGCGGCTCGGCACCAAGGCACTGCGCTCCGGTGAAACCGAGAAGGGCATCGACTCGCTGCGCTACGCCGCCGACCAGGGCCATCCGGGCGCGCAGTGGAAGCTCGGCCGCATGTATGCGGACGGCGAGGGCGTGCAGCGCGACGACATCAAGGCGTTCGAATATTTCACCCAGATCGCCAACATGCATGCCGACGACAACCCGTCGGCACCGCAGGCCCGCTTCGTCGCCGACGCCTTCGTGGCGCTGGGCGGCTATTATCTGAGCGGCATCCCGAACAGCCAGGTGCGCCGCGACCTCGGCCGCGCGCGCGACATGTTCGCTTATGCCGCCTCTTACTTCGGCGATCCGGATGCGCAGTACCAGCTGGCCCGGCTCTATATCGACGGCAGCGGCGTCAAGCGCGACCCGCGTTTCGCCGCCCGCTGGCTCGGCCTTGCCGCGCAGAAGGGGCAGTACAAGGCCCAGGCGCTGCTCGGCGGCCTGCTGTTCAAAGGCGACGAGGGTATTCCGCGCCAGGCCGCACGCGGCCTGATGTGGCTGACGCTGGCGCGCGACGCCGCCGCGACCGGCGACGACAAGTGGATCGTCAAGCTCTATGACGACGCCTTCGCCTCGGCGACCTCGGACGAGCGGGCGATGGCGCTGCTCTATCTCGAGCAGCACCTGAAGGTTGACCGGTAA
- the xth gene encoding exodeoxyribonuclease III translates to MRIATWNVNSIKQRLDHAAIWLKERQPDLVCLQEIKCVDEAFPREAFEALGYNVAVHGQKGFNGVAVLSKLPFDEVTTGLPGDEADVQSRFIEVVVSTPKGAVRVCGIYLPNGNPPDTEKYPYKLGWMARLKTLIAQRLTYEEPLVIAGDYNVIPAPEDVHDPALWVGDALFLPKTRAAFRELLNLGLTEAVRATTDEAKLYTFWDYQAGAWQKNNGIRIDHLLLSPQAADRLKGVGIDKHTRTWEKPSDHVPVWADFDLG, encoded by the coding sequence ATGCGCATCGCCACCTGGAACGTCAATTCGATCAAGCAGCGGCTCGACCATGCGGCGATCTGGTTGAAGGAACGCCAGCCGGATCTGGTCTGCCTCCAGGAGATCAAATGCGTCGACGAGGCTTTCCCGCGCGAGGCGTTCGAGGCGCTCGGCTATAATGTGGCGGTGCATGGCCAGAAGGGCTTCAACGGCGTCGCCGTGCTCTCCAAGCTGCCGTTCGACGAGGTGACGACCGGTCTGCCCGGCGACGAGGCCGATGTGCAGTCGCGCTTCATCGAGGTGGTGGTGTCGACGCCGAAGGGTGCGGTGCGGGTCTGTGGCATCTATCTGCCGAATGGCAATCCGCCCGACACCGAGAAATACCCCTACAAGCTCGGCTGGATGGCGCGGCTGAAGACACTGATCGCCCAGCGCCTCACCTATGAGGAGCCGCTGGTGATCGCCGGCGACTACAATGTCATCCCGGCGCCGGAGGACGTGCACGACCCCGCCTTGTGGGTGGGCGACGCGCTGTTCCTGCCGAAGACCCGCGCCGCCTTCCGCGAACTGCTCAATCTCGGCCTGACGGAAGCGGTGCGCGCCACCACCGACGAGGCCAAGCTCTATACGTTCTGGGATTACCAGGCCGGCGCCTGGCAAAAGAACAACGGCATCCGCATCGACCACCTGCTGCTGTCGCCGCAGGCCGCCGACCGCCTCAAGGGCGTCGGCATCGACAAGCACACCCGCACCTGGGAGAAGCCTTCCGACCACGTGCCGGTCTGGGCGGACTTCGATCTCGGATGA
- a CDS encoding 5'-methylthioadenosine/adenosylhomocysteine nucleosidase — protein MRPVGVLCALPQELAVLTDNLEGQETSERAGMRFHAGALDGHDVVLAQAGMGKVNAGIATTLLIERFEARTVVFSGIAGGLDPELSIGDVVIAEHVVQHDTGWHGAEGFNAYQAGHLPFFNPVDDHGHHADATLIARSREALAELALAPLSRAAGGEERPPLVHFARVLTGDQFVNSEAVRDRLFRQFGGAAVEMEGGAMAQTCAAFGVPWLVIRALSDLAGHDSHFDFARFADEVSRSSALIVRRLLPVL, from the coding sequence ATGCGTCCGGTCGGGGTGCTCTGCGCCCTGCCGCAGGAACTCGCCGTCCTCACCGACAATCTCGAAGGTCAGGAGACCAGCGAGCGCGCCGGCATGCGCTTTCATGCCGGCGCGCTCGACGGCCATGACGTGGTTCTGGCGCAGGCCGGCATGGGCAAGGTCAATGCCGGCATCGCCACGACGCTGCTGATCGAGCGCTTCGAGGCGCGCACCGTGGTGTTCTCCGGCATCGCCGGCGGCCTCGATCCGGAACTCTCCATCGGCGACGTCGTGATTGCCGAGCATGTGGTGCAGCACGACACCGGATGGCACGGCGCAGAGGGCTTCAACGCCTATCAGGCCGGGCATCTGCCCTTCTTCAACCCGGTCGACGACCACGGCCACCACGCCGATGCCACGCTGATCGCGCGCAGCCGCGAGGCGCTGGCCGAACTGGCGCTGGCGCCGCTCTCCCGCGCCGCCGGTGGCGAGGAGCGCCCGCCGCTGGTCCATTTCGCCCGGGTGCTTACCGGCGACCAGTTCGTCAACAGCGAAGCCGTCCGCGACCGGCTGTTCCGCCAGTTCGGTGGCGCCGCGGTGGAGATGGAGGGCGGCGCCATGGCGCAGACCTGCGCCGCCTTCGGCGTGCCGTGGCTGGTGATCCGCGCGCTGTCGGACCTTGCCGGCCACGATTCCCATTTCGACTTCGCGCGCTTCGCCGACGAGGTCTCGCGCTCTTCCGCACTGATCGTGCGGCGGCTGCTGCCGGTGCTATAA
- the erpA gene encoding iron-sulfur cluster insertion protein ErpA: MSATELSAESAGVAVTGRAARRIAQILATEPPTSVLRVSVEGGGCSGFQYKFDITRERADDDIVIDNDGATVVIDPVSLEYMSGSHIDFVDDLIGASFKIENPHAIASCGCGTSFAL; encoded by the coding sequence ATGAGCGCAACCGAATTGAGTGCGGAATCAGCAGGGGTGGCCGTCACTGGTCGCGCCGCCCGCCGCATCGCCCAGATCCTCGCCACCGAGCCGCCCACCAGCGTGCTGCGGGTGAGCGTGGAGGGTGGTGGCTGTTCCGGCTTCCAATACAAGTTCGACATCACCCGCGAACGGGCCGACGACGACATCGTCATCGACAATGACGGCGCCACCGTCGTCATCGATCCGGTCTCGCTGGAATATATGTCCGGCTCGCATATCGACTTCGTCGACGACCTGATCGGCGCTTCCTTCAAGATCGAGAATCCGCACGCCATCGCCTCGTGCGGCTGCGGCACCAGCTTCGCGCTCTGA